The genome window TGCGGCCCTCTTGATCGAAAATGATGCTGCGACTGCTGGTGGTGCCCTGATCCAACGCCAGGAGGTATTTCATTGTGATTCTCCTTGCCCATGATGACTCGCTGCCGGTTGATGCGCTCTCATTCCGCGGCCGGCCTTTCCGACTTCGCCAAGAGCTGAGTGAGCACGGCCACCTCCGCGGTCGGCAATTGGCACGCGTAGTTTTCGCAAACGTAGGCAGTGGCCTTGCCCGCGAGCATGGTCATGGCGGAGAACATCGGCAATCTTTCATGCAAGAACTCTTTGCCCTCGCCGCCGGCCAGCAGCAAAATCTTGTTGGGTAGAAAGCGTTCGTGCACGGCGCGCAGCAGGACTCTCGTGTCGTCCGCCTGCGGGTCGCCGGCGATGATGATTTGCACCGGTTTGTTTTGGCTGAAATCCATGGTCGCGAGCATCTGCGGCGCGGCATGCGGCATTTGCTCCAGCCGGGCTGCAAACAGCCGCTGCGTGCGTTCAGCGAGTTCCCACCAGTGCGGCTGGTCGAGCATCTGCGCCAGTCGCAGCAGATTGGCCGCCGCCACGGCGTTGCCGGAAGGCTCGGCACCGTCATACTCCTCTTTCATGCGCAGCAGGATCGATTGATCCTCGCCGGGCGTGTCATAGAAGCCGCCGCCGTCGGCATCGCCAAACAGGCGAATTTGGGTTTCGGTCAGCTTCTCCGCGAATTGCAGCCAGGCGATCTCGAAACCGGCTTCATACAAATCCAGCAAGCCCTGCACCAAAAAGGCATAGTCATCGAGCTGGCCCGGATGTTTGGATTCGCCGTCGCGATAGCGCCGTTTAAGCGCAGCGCCGGCGGGATCATAATTCTTGGCGAGCACGAACGCCGCCGCGCGCCCGGCCGCTTCGAGATACATGCGCTCTTCCAGAACTTGATAGGCGCGGGCAAACGCGGAAATCATCAAGCCGTTCCACGCCGTGATGATCTTGTCGTCAAGATGTGGCCGCGGCCGGTGCTGGCGCGCTTCGGACAACTGCGCCCGGCAGCGGTCGCTGGCTTTGAGAATCTCCTCCTCCGGCCGGGCAAAATGAACCGCGGCCTCTGCCGGCGTGCGGGCGGCATAGAGCACGTTGCGGTCGCCAAACTCGCCGTGAGGATCGCTGAGGGTGTTGCCGCTGTCGCTCACGCCGTAGAGAAAATTGAGAATCTCCGCATCCCGGTCGCCGAGCAGATCCACGATTTCCTGCTTGCGCCATAGATAGAACGCGCCCTCCTCCTTTTCTTCGGGATGCGCGGGATTCGGCGCGCTGTCGGCATCTTCCGCGGAATAAAAGCCGCCGTCGGGATGGGTCATGTCGCGCAGCACATAGTCGAGCACTTCGCGGGCAACCTGCGCGTAGAACGGCGCGCGCGTGAGCTGATAGGCCTCCAAGTAGGCGCACGCCAGTTGCGCTTGATCATACAGCATCTTTTCAAAATGCGGCACGCGCCAAT of bacterium contains these proteins:
- a CDS encoding thioredoxin domain-containing protein; amino-acid sequence: MKISNGHAVVFVFAVLALAGLAASHFKLHHVVLPPSPRAVAQQLAEDKMNAFSAAIAANLAQGRKPNRLIHEKSPYLLQHAFNPVDWYPWGEEAFAKARHENKPIFLSIGYSTCHWCHVMERESFENDSIAAIMNEHYVCIKVDREERPDVDRVYMAVVQGLTGAGGWPLSAWLTPDLKPFYAGTYFPPESRYGRPGFPQLLLQLSRAWQEQREKVLESSSQIMQAMQEQGAAQRAEGPVAWTSLARAAFAQFDRSYDERLGGFGSAPKFPRPAVFNFLLRYHSRTQEKSALDMTLHTLRCMWAGGMYDHLGGGFHRYAVDAHWRVPHFEKMLYDQAQLACAYLEAYQLTRAPFYAQVAREVLDYVLRDMTHPDGGFYSAEDADSAPNPAHPEEKEEGAFYLWRKQEIVDLLGDRDAEILNFLYGVSDSGNTLSDPHGEFGDRNVLYAARTPAEAAVHFARPEEEILKASDRCRAQLSEARQHRPRPHLDDKIITAWNGLMISAFARAYQVLEERMYLEAAGRAAAFVLAKNYDPAGAALKRRYRDGESKHPGQLDDYAFLVQGLLDLYEAGFEIAWLQFAEKLTETQIRLFGDADGGGFYDTPGEDQSILLRMKEEYDGAEPSGNAVAAANLLRLAQMLDQPHWWELAERTQRLFAARLEQMPHAAPQMLATMDFSQNKPVQIIIAGDPQADDTRVLLRAVHERFLPNKILLLAGGEGKEFLHERLPMFSAMTMLAGKATAYVCENYACQLPTAEVAVLTQLLAKSERPAAE